The genomic stretch CGCCAGATCGTCCTTCCGAAGTCTCACTTCCTCAGCTTGATAACGACccgtcttttctcttcttcaacattTTCGTCAGCCTCCATCCAGCCCCGACAGTTAGCCTCAATCGATAAATAAGTCCAGCTCTTTCAAAAAAAGCAATAATGGCTACTTTCCAGGATCGTGCTCAGCACGCTATTGCTCAGCTTGACAAGGAGGTGAGTCCTTGTTTGTGCGTGTTGATATTCGTATGAAAGAAATGCGTTGGCATTGATTGCTTGTGTCGGGGGCGATAACGATGATTCTCTGTTGCTTTTTTGACTTCGGACTTCTTCAAACACATTTATTTGGTGGAACTGGCGGCAATTGACCGTTGcttgtctttttgttttcctgttttattttccctttgTATTCGGATCGAGGAAGGCTAATCAAAACATTTCTTGTGTGTTTCGTCCCACAGCTTTCCAAGTACCCTGTCctcaacaaccttgagcGTCAAACCTCCGTCCCCAAGGTCTACGTGATCCTTGGTCTGGTCGGTGTTTACACCTTCCTGGTTTTCTTCAACATTGCCGGTGAATTCCTTGTTAACCTGGCCGGCTTCATCATCCCTGGCTACTACTCTCTCAACGCATTGTTCACCGCTGGCAAGGCCGATGACACACAGGTACGTCTTACTTCTCATCTGACCTTGGACGCTGATCGAATATGCTGACTCTTCCTGTAGTGGTTGACGGTATGTTCTTGTgatcttgttttccctctgATCTATACCGCTTTTTCCGTAGGCCGTGCTCCGAGCACGTGATAGGTTTCCTTGTATGAATCGGCATGACTGATTGACATGTGAATCGGATAGTACTGGGTTGTTTACgccttcttcgccgtcgtTGAGAGTGCTGTCTATGCTCCTTACTGGTTCCGTGAGTAGtccctttttgttcttcggtTACAGTGGCTTTTGCAATTGCTGGAAACAATGTGCTGATCTCCAATTTAACTAGCCTTCTACTATATCTTCAAGTTCGGCCTCGTTCTCTGGATggctcttccccagaccaagtaagctttctttttctgtttttctaGGAACACGATCATGAACATGTGCTGACCCAATTTTCCAGCGGTGCCCAAGTCGTCTTCCACTCTTTCATTCAGCCCGTCTTTGGCCGCTTCTTCGCTGGCGGAAACACCTCGGCCAACCTCCGCGCCCAGGCTGATGCTGCTACCAAGGCCCAGTAAATAGACTGTACAAGGTGAGATGGCATTCGCGGTGTGTCCTGCGTTGCCATGAGCCAGGTCGGTCTCAGTGTTTTGGTACttgaaaataaagaaacCAGTGAAGATTCGCTGGCGAGGAAAAAAGTGTCAGGTGAGAAGACACTTCGACCTGAGTCAGACGGTTTTGGGTCATTCTAGCTGTCTTGGTATTTTGTCATGATTAGTAGAATTGCTTTGTTTTGCGCGGTGGGTGAGACGCGGGGAACCACGCCCTCTTTCCACGAACGCGGGTATAGTTGTATTTGATGCGATGATGCCACTTTGTTAATCTGAAGCACCATTTGATTTGTTTCAATTCCGGGTCCTTTTCCGCAGGATTGGTTAGCATCCGTGCTTGTTGAACCTCGAACAGTAAAGTGATATGAGCCAGTGGAACGTAATAATACACGGGAAGATAGGCTGCAGAAAAGCCCCAGTATCGGAGTAACATCGAACCGTTACTCCACAACTCCAGATGTACAGATATGGATGCAAGCTGCATGTATCTTTGGAGCgtgagaaaaagagaaaagaggggtGGAAACAGGTAATGTGACCCAGCGAAACCTTACAGATGTAATGGTTTCTTATATATCAGTATAGTCCAAACCGATTCTGCCAGCCATCTGACCGGGGGTTTAGGACAATCCTATAAGGGAATGGGTTGGAATCACTTGTCGTGATGGGCGGAATATGATCCTTTTCTCGGTTGACTACGGCGAGAATCTTTAAGGCTGCTTTTTGAAGCATATTCTCCATCGCCTTGCGCACTTTGGCGCGCTCTGCATGAGCAGTCAGCACTGACATGTATTTGTACAAGCTGCAGAGTGCATGTATGGGCCGATATTAAGGTGCCAAATGCATACCTGATTCTGTCCGCGGAGTGGCAATCGTCACATCCAGATTCCACACCTCCCAACatacttcttcctcgcctttTCCAGCAAGTCCACCGAACCAGATTCCGGAGCGtctgcgcttcttctcgtAGAACTCTACTGCGATCCGACCGCGCACACCGCCGCCCCCTTCATGGGCGCTAGCAGCTGATGAGGAGTGCTGTCGGACTAGGGCGCTGATACGTGACTCAATCAGAGTTTCGAGGTCTTCATCGTTAATAGCGGGGAGAGTAAAGTCTAGGACATCAAAGGTAGTCGGTCGGATAGAGGGGAAATAACGGTGAAAGAAGATTAGGTTGAGAACACCtaaaggagaagatgtgTCAGTCACAGATACCAGGAGAACTATTAACGAACAACATGCCAGATCGAATAAATGTTCTAATAGAATAATATACCTTTCAAGACGTCCCGGACGGTAGTGGTGTCTGCAAAGATCTCCAGGAAGTACTCTGGAGGGGTTTTGCGGGGCTCCATAACGTAACGCGTTCGTGTTGGGGATGCAAGAGATGGATCTGAAACGAACGGTGGGGATCCCGTTCTCCTTTTGCTGCTCTATGATTTTGTGATAGCGAGTTTCTGACGACGACCCAGCTACCACAGCGAGCTGGGCCGTGAAAACGGAGCGATGTCACCGTTTTCTCACGGGGATTCGAGCAGTCGAGGAGTGGCGGAAAGATGACGATGTCGGATGCTGAGGGCGTAACGACGTAAGGGATGCGGACTAGATTGTTGTATGAGATACTTAACTGCGATATTCACGGAGGATGCATGATTCTCTAGGAATATTTCAGGTATGTCAACCAGCAGAGGAGTAGGATATGAATATGTAGACCACCGAAGAGTTGGGAGAGAATGAACCAGTGGATCAGGAGTGAGACGGTGACCATTCCGGCGGAGGAGTTGCCCCTCGCCGATTGTGACGGAAAGATAACGGTGCCTTAACTCTTTTGGAGTACCTGAGCGTTACTCAATTTGACCctacctacggagtacaatgAACTTGTTTAAAAATGGAAAATAGAATTATACAATAATCGTAGATGAAGCAGCTCAAGGACTATGGATTATGTACATGGACTTAtttatttatgtatattaaATTGTATTGACGCTCTATTTTAACAAGAAACCAAGACTCTTCTCCAATTTAATACGTCCCCGACAATCAGAGCACCACCCCATGATTTCACGTTGCTATCGAACTTTAGCCGAGGCCGCGCCAGACGGTTGGCCATGATTTTATCATTCCCCGACCGTCTCGCTCGGctgttgtcattgatgatcggtccttcttcacctcctctcCCCTTTTATATTCCCTGGCATTAGCTTGCCTCTGCTTTgccattcctcttctttaTACTTTATGATGAGCTGAATTGATTCATATCCTTGAGAGAGATTATCCGCTTACCTCCGACCGCTCCACCATGATCGGTGCTACTAGGCGCTGGTTCCGGCGCAATCGCAAGGGTCTCGCGATCGGGGCTGGCATGATCGGAGCCGGTTACCTCGCAGGACAATATGTGCTCTCCAAAATTTCAGAAGCACGGGAACGTATGAGCAGTGACCGAATCGCTCGGGAGAAGTGAGTAACCTCCCTTTGCTTGTCGGGTGTATTCGTGTGCTCGGAGACGGTAATTGACCTATCATTCTCCAATGTTGCAATCTTCAGTTTACGGCGACGTTTCGAACAAAACCAAACCGATTGCACCTATACCGTTCTCGCTCTCTTACCGACTGCTGCAGAAGATATTCTGGACGCTCTTCCTGTCGAGGAATTGACGAAAGAGCTACAACGAAAGCGAGCAGAGAGGTTAGCTCGGCTCAACGCCGGGGAAGGGACCGGATCAGATCTAAGCTCTGTATCGCCCAGCTTACCGGAGGATGACCGTCGGAGTCTATCTAGTTTTCAGAGCGATGGATTCGTCCGCACAAGCCAACCGGGAGAACCTTTCGTTGAGGGCGATGGCGAGGCGCGACCGAAACGCAATAAGACACAGCTTTGGAATGAAGTCAAAATCACTTGTAAGACATCTATCCCAAACATATTATCTCCCGGAAACCGAAACTCATAGGCTTGTCACAGCTATCACCAGGTCCTTCACTCTAGTCTATACCCTTTCTCTGTTGACAATCTTTACACGAATCCAACTCAACCTTCTCGGCCGTCGGAACTATCTTTCCAGCGTAATCTCTATGGCGACCCCCCCTGCCAACGAATCGACGATCAGGCTGGAAGAccatgacgatgatgacctcACACAGACTTTGGGAAATGATTTTGAGACCAATCGTCGCTATCTTGCCTTTAGTTGGTGGTTGCTCCACCGAGGCTGGAAGCAGTTAATGAACGAGGTACAGACTGCCGTTACAGAGGTCTTTGGCCCCCTTAACCCTCGAGAGGATATCTCGTTGGCCAGGTTGTCCGAGCTATTCCTGGAGGTCCGAAAGAGAGTGGAAGGGTatactgaagaggaaagaaagtatGTTTCTTCTTACCCCCATAGCCAACCGAACTTTTTACTAACCGTTCCTGCAGACACAGGAAGTGGCTGTCTTATCTGCTCCCTCCTcgcgaagaggaggacaaAGTACTAGAGGAGTCTGGTGTCCTTGGAGTGACGGAGCTTGCCAACTCCCAAACTGCAGCTACGTTGCGACATCTATTGGATGAGACGGCTGACCTGATCGAATCACCAACCTTTACGCGCGTCTTGATGCTTCTGAACAACGAATGCTTCCAGACATTAATCCATCAATGCACCGCCGATGCCTTCAAGTCGACGTCACAAACTCCACGGAGCGTTCCCCAGTCATTTACTTCAGTTGCCACGGTTGTCCCGGGAGCTGATAGCTCTGAGCCAAAGGCAAAGTTAGCCAACATTCTGGCGGTTTTAGCCCGCCAAGCACATGTGATTGGCAATGGTACAAACCCGCCAAATCTTTATCTAACTGCGATGGACCAAGGTGTGCGAGAGTTGGAAGCCTTCGCAGCTGTGGTGTATAGCTCTAACTTTGATTTCGAGCTGATTGGGTCTGGAACGAAGATGGAGTCTCCGGGAGAGGAGACGCCTGGCTCGGACACGGTGttggtcgagaaggaagactATGATGGATATGACCGCAATCAGGCTCAACAGCCGTCGACGGCAGGGCCTGGTGCGGATTCGGCATTTGAGAAGGCGTGGGGGAAAGCAATGGAAGAGCAGCCATCGACTGCTACGTAACCAGGCAGGCATTTTCTTTCCGGCAGCGGCGGACATTATCAATCCGCAGTGCTTCTTCTCGGACTTGGATAATTCTGGGAGATGTAGTTCTTGTATGATATTTTCCGTGCATTTCCATGAAAGCATAGCTTTCTATGACGGCGGTGTTCACCACGGTTATAGTTTTAGAGATGCTTCTATCGACTTCAGTGGCACCCACATTATGGTAGAACGGGCATGTCACATATACAAATGACTTATGGATTCTATTGttagaaagaaaacaccCTCAAACTAGTACGGACTTAAGAGCGAGCTGCAGCAGACGATATCATCCTTAAAGGAAGACAATTTTCGCTCTATGGCGGACTTACAGCCGCGAGAGTTTAAACTATTGTAAACGAAGGGTAACAAGTTTAGACTTTCCATCGGTAACAAACGGGTTGCTCCGGAGTATGCCTGTGTTTATTTATATGATGCCAATAAATGCCGAACACTCACCCACTCCACTGATGTTCTAGTCCCTTTGATTACTGATGCTAGTGTGGGGGAGGTCGTTTATGTAATCGTCTCCAGACTCCAGCAGACCTTTACTTAGTTTACTAGTTCAGTTGCGGGGAAGGTAGCTTAGTCTAGTGTCTTCAGCAAGGCAATACGTATGGGGTCACGAATAACATTGGGGCTTGGTCACCTCGATCTCCAGTGATATAATGGGTGAttaaggaaaaaaagaagaacaaccttAAATTACTTCGTACCATGTGGTTGACATGCATATTCAATTCAGCGCGGAGACCGGGGTTCGCAAAATGGCCAGGCTATAATGGACCCCCGGAGTTAAAGTGGCATGTCATGGATGGAGTTAAGCTCCCCAGGCTGCAAAAATCTTATCCAGCCAATCTCAATTGACCATACTTAGTCGGGTTCGCAGGGTAGTAGTAGTTAGGTACTCATGACCACCGAGTGACTCGTACCCATGATCCTTCCGAGCACAAGAGCTGTATTATGCGGACCGAATGATTTGGCAATAAACTTCCTAGATCTTCTACCgtatttctgtctttctcttctttgtgGTTTATGTTCTCGATTCTTTCTCTTACAGTTCAATTAGTCCCAGTGTACTGCGAGTGGTGAATACAAAGTCATCCCTTCGTTCACTTTGTGTCAGCCCGCTCTATCCCCCGAAGGTAAGCGAAAACAACCATCCTATCTGTTCTTTCCTAGAGCAAACAACTCGGAGAGAGAATTCGCAATAAACGGTTACTCAAGAGTACTAGaaatacatacatcatggGGTTCGACGGTATGGCGAGCAAAACACCTTACCATGAGCATGATGCTGAGACTTACAAATCGCGCGACCAGAGCAACTCACTCCGCAGGATGACAAGATTGAGGGCCATGTCGATTCGCAATCGACCGACCTTCCCCAGCTGAGGAATACCACAGAACGCAAGCTTATGGCTAAAATCGATTGGCACATTATGCCCTGTCTCTGTGTTATGTATCTTCTCGCATTCTTGGATCGGTATGAGTCTGACTGGCTTTCTCTATGAGCAACTACTGAATAGTTATCTTACATTACCCTTTGTGAACAGCGTGAATATCAGTAACGCAGCAGTCCTTGGCCTACAAGAAGACTTGAATATAGTCGACGGGACGAACTACAATACTGCACTGACTATATTCTTCGTTCCATATATCATTTTCGAAATTCCATCCAATATCCTGCTTAAGAAGTTGAGACCCCACGTATGGTGTAGGTATTCCCGATATACCGTGTATAGGAGGTATGAACTGAAAGGCCGGTGGCTACTCTAGTGACGGGATGTATGTTTCTATTCGGTCTGGTTACAATCTGTCAAGGCCTAGTCTCCAATTGGGGCGGGCTGATGACAACTCGGTGGTTTCTGGGTAAGTCGACAACCCTCTAGCCAGTGTAACATTTATCAACTGACAAATCCTATCCAGGAATGTTTGAGACAGGCATGTTCCCTGGTTGTACGTTCTGTTATTTCCCTTATCCCCGCTCGATATAACGATGACCAACAGTCGTATGCAGGTTTCTATCTCTTGGGAATGTGGTATAAACGGAGCGAGGCACAGAAGAGGTTCAGTTTCTTCTTTAGTTCAACCACACTTGCGGGCGCCTTCGGTGGCTTGCTGGCTAGCGGGCTTGGAAAGATGGATGGTACTCGTGGCTACCGAGGCTGGCGCTGGGTCTTTATCATCGAAGGCCTGATCACTTGTGTCGTCTCGCTTGCCTGGTTCTTTATTATTCCTGATTTCCCCGAAGACGTCAAATGGCTCACCGATGAAGAGCGCCAATTCATCCGGGCAAAACTAGCCAGAGACTCGGGGAGCGCGGGTCATGATGCTAAGATAGGCTGGCGCGACGTATTGGAGGTCTTCAAAGACTGTGAGTGACATGGTGAGCATGCCAAAATCGTTGCGGTGCTCACTGTGTATTCCAGACAAAATATTCATCGGTGGTTTGATGTA from Aspergillus oryzae RIB40 DNA, chromosome 1 encodes the following:
- a CDS encoding autophagy-related protein 101 (predicted protein) — its product is MEPRKTPPEYFLEIFADTTTVRDVLKGVLNLIFFHRYFPSIRPTTFDVLDFTLPAINDEDLETLIESRISALVRQHSSSAASAHEGGGGVRGRIAVEFYEKKRRRSGIWFGGLAGKGEEEVCWEVWNLDVTIATPRTESERAKVRKAMENMLQKAALKILAVVNREKDHIPPITTSDSNPFPYRIVLNPRSDGWQNRFGLY
- a CDS encoding peroxisomal biogenesis factor 3 (predicted protein) — its product is MIGATRRWFRRNRKGLAIGAGMIGAGYLAGQYVLSKISEARERMSSDRIARENLRRRFEQNQTDCTYTVLALLPTAAEDILDALPVEELTKELQRKRAERLARLNAGEGTGSDLSSVSPSLPEDDRRSLSSFQSDGFVRTSQPGEPFVEGDGEARPKRNKTQLWNEVKITSITRSFTLVYTLSLLTIFTRIQLNLLGRRNYLSSVISMATPPANESTIRLEDHDDDDLTQTLGNDFETNRRYLAFSWWLLHRGWKQLMNEVQTAVTEVFGPLNPREDISLARLSELFLEVRKRVEGYTEEERKHRKWLSYLLPPREEEDKVLEESGVLGVTELANSQTAATLRHLLDETADLIESPTFTRVLMLLNNECFQTLIHQCTADAFKSTSQTPRSVPQSFTSVATVVPGADSSEPKAKLANILAVLARQAHVIGNGTNPPNLYLTAMDQGVRELEAFAAVVYSSNFDFELIGSGTKMESPGEETPGSDTVLVEKEDYDGYDRNQAQQPSTAGPGADSAFEKAWGKAMEEQPSTAT
- a CDS encoding putative MFS transporter (permease of the major facilitator superfamily) — protein: MGFDEQLTPQDDKIEGHVDSQSTDLPQLRNTTERKLMAKIDWHIMPCLCVMYLLAFLDRVNISNAAVLGLQEDLNIVDGTNYNTALTIFFVPYIIFEIPSNILLKKLRPHVWLTGCMFLFGLVTICQGLVSNWGGLMTTRWFLGMFETGMFPGCFYLLGMWYKRSEAQKRFSFFFSSTTLAGAFGGLLASGLGKMDGTRGYRGWRWVFIIEGLITCVVSLAWFFIIPDFPEDVKWLTDEERQFIRAKLARDSGSAGHDAKIGWRDVLEVFKDYKIFIGGLMYFGYAYFAPTIIKSYGYDAIKTQLYSIPPWAAAWGFSMLVAILSDRTRHRFAFTIGPMLIAMAGFGILLNVHGQARRNIQYGALFMVTCGCYSAMPVIVCWFAMNLAGHRRRSVGTAWQVGFGNIGGIISTYAFLKKDAPEYRPGYIISVSFLSFSAACCIGYFAAVWYDNRRRDQAIADGMAIPSDEEQELRGDMALNYRYSY